In a genomic window of Thalassotalea piscium:
- the gapS1 gene encoding GapS1 family protein encodes MSFEDKVIKIREKIKSFTHESLVSYFIRYLHYKPDNEHSAERRPWIAFLALEWALELTPRSNPKIASDKQAQQILEDIWNIQSDASDITNNKNFRMVLRKMIIPQLRFQTHPIQHLYFLFRFYSMLMQPSASSLPKEDFNRITGIEFERFLLFSALLQLVFTWNHSPVIKYQELVEYMCPYFSFRELKKLLNLVGGNVYEIESLIKQKRLLNRTIRRDEYFEEPFLIQKPVLIIPDGITTPHSTVLSIGISEFILRILKQADPSRFKDKFTSSFERYLEELLIEFKHRFFIETNIKSIYKENKLEGKVVDFIVIEKDKTLLIDAKGAEPKSRVLITDNPRILRDQIRDIHLKGVEQVSQCIQLLDSVKNDSIKEYENRHALIVTHQNYYIGDCCDLLEYLLPEHSQKLKKTINNMLPPENIHFCAIEDLEGIVHICNEANTSMCDFLSFCAKEQKFPETRKFDMHQHILEFAAMHKLGNTSPIGSTASKDAKDKIFEGLIDMMKGNQTYWNKGWIKNQKVLAGFAFGKMLF; translated from the coding sequence ATGTCTTTTGAAGATAAGGTAATTAAAATCAGAGAAAAAATAAAGTCCTTTACTCATGAATCATTAGTTAGCTACTTTATTCGATATTTACACTACAAACCTGATAATGAACACTCTGCCGAGCGTAGACCTTGGATTGCCTTTTTAGCTTTGGAGTGGGCTTTAGAGTTAACTCCTCGTAGTAATCCCAAAATAGCCTCAGATAAACAAGCTCAACAAATTCTTGAAGATATTTGGAATATCCAATCTGATGCGTCAGATATCACTAATAATAAAAACTTTAGAATGGTTCTCCGAAAAATGATCATTCCTCAATTAAGGTTTCAAACACACCCGATACAACACCTTTATTTCTTATTTCGATTTTATTCAATGCTAATGCAGCCATCAGCCAGCTCATTGCCCAAAGAGGACTTCAACAGAATCACAGGTATTGAATTTGAGCGTTTCTTATTGTTTTCAGCATTGCTCCAATTGGTTTTTACATGGAATCACTCGCCCGTAATTAAGTATCAAGAACTTGTGGAATATATGTGCCCTTATTTTAGCTTTAGGGAATTAAAAAAATTACTGAATCTCGTTGGAGGGAATGTTTACGAAATAGAGTCATTAATTAAACAAAAGCGCCTACTAAATAGAACAATAAGGCGGGATGAGTATTTTGAAGAACCATTTTTGATTCAAAAGCCTGTATTAATTATACCTGATGGAATTACAACTCCTCATTCTACGGTGCTTAGTATTGGTATTTCAGAGTTTATATTGAGGATTCTTAAACAAGCAGATCCAAGTAGATTTAAAGATAAATTCACCTCATCATTTGAACGGTATTTGGAAGAGCTATTGATTGAGTTTAAGCATAGATTTTTCATAGAAACTAACATCAAATCTATTTACAAGGAAAATAAGTTAGAAGGTAAAGTAGTTGACTTTATTGTTATTGAAAAAGACAAAACACTATTAATTGATGCTAAAGGTGCGGAACCTAAAAGCCGAGTATTGATTACGGATAACCCTCGTATCTTAAGAGATCAAATCAGGGATATTCACCTAAAAGGCGTAGAACAAGTATCACAATGTATTCAACTTTTGGACTCAGTAAAAAACGATAGTATTAAAGAATATGAAAATCGGCATGCACTGATTGTTACTCACCAAAATTACTATATTGGTGATTGTTGTGATTTGCTAGAATATTTGCTCCCAGAGCACAGCCAAAAGCTAAAAAAAACTATCAACAATATGCTTCCACCTGAGAACATTCATTTCTGTGCTATCGAAGACTTAGAAGGTATAGTTCATATTTGCAATGAAGCTAACACCTCTATGTGTGATTTTCTTTCTTTTTGTGCCAAGGAGCAAAAATTTCCAGAGACTCGAAAATTTGATATGCATCAACATATCTTGGAGTTTGCAGCAATGCATAAACTAGGAAATACCTCTCCGATAGGCTCAACTGCATCTAAGGATGCCAAAGATAAGATATTTGAAGGATTGATTGATATGATGAAAGGCAATCAAACGTATTGGAACAAAGGCTGGATTAAGAATCAGAAAGTACTAGCAGGCTTTGCTTTTGGAAAAATGTTATTTTAG
- the yihA gene encoding ribosome biogenesis GTP-binding protein YihA/YsxC, whose translation MSTSVVHLSKATFTISAPDIRRLPEDTGIEVAFAGRSNAGKSSALNTLTNQKSLARISKTPGRTQLINVFEVGENQRLIDLPGYGFAKVPLEMKKKWQKALGEYLEKRTSLRGLVVLMDIRHPLKDLDRNLIEWAAESNLPVLALLTKSDKLSQGAASSEVLKVKKALSNLNADIRVQAFSSLKRTGFDSANQIICDWLAQANESEDVTSEALPNE comes from the coding sequence TTGTCTACTTCAGTTGTTCATTTAAGTAAAGCTACATTCACAATCAGCGCGCCTGACATTCGACGCCTACCTGAAGATACAGGCATTGAAGTGGCCTTTGCTGGCCGTTCAAACGCCGGTAAATCAAGCGCATTAAATACGTTAACTAATCAAAAAAGTCTAGCGCGTATTAGTAAAACGCCAGGTCGAACTCAACTAATTAACGTTTTTGAAGTTGGCGAAAACCAACGATTAATTGACTTACCTGGCTATGGCTTTGCCAAAGTACCGCTAGAAATGAAAAAAAAGTGGCAAAAAGCGTTAGGTGAATACCTAGAAAAACGTACCAGTTTAAGAGGTTTAGTTGTTTTAATGGATATACGCCACCCATTAAAAGACTTAGATCGTAACTTAATTGAATGGGCTGCAGAAAGTAATCTGCCCGTTTTGGCACTACTCACTAAATCAGACAAACTTTCACAAGGCGCTGCCAGTAGTGAAGTATTAAAAGTTAAGAAAGCACTAAGTAACTTAAATGCCGACATTCGTGTACAAGCATTTTCATCATTAAAACGCACAGGCTTTGACAGCGCAAATCAAATAATTTGTGACTGGTTAGCGCAGGCAAACGAAAGTGAAGATGTAACAAGTGAAGCATTACCTAACGAATAA
- a CDS encoding c-type cytochrome, translating to MANLGAYFKDTSAVGEVKNTFAAVTVVKSFAGNVEAGKAKAATCAACHGADGNAAVPMYPSLAGQSETYLIKQLHDFKTAIASNNADGRPDPVMAAMAAPLSEEDIKDLSAYFASQTLKPAASESSEYGHKLYFSGDEKRGVTACIACHSLDGQGMDKAGFPAIAGQNATYVKSQLEKFRESTRANDSNGMMRNIAVRLTDDDISALSQYISAMK from the coding sequence ATTGCAAACTTAGGTGCGTATTTTAAAGATACATCAGCTGTTGGCGAAGTAAAAAACACTTTCGCTGCGGTTACTGTAGTTAAGTCGTTTGCTGGTAATGTTGAAGCGGGTAAAGCAAAAGCAGCAACTTGTGCTGCTTGTCATGGTGCTGACGGTAATGCAGCAGTGCCTATGTACCCTTCATTAGCGGGCCAAAGTGAAACGTACTTAATTAAACAATTACATGATTTTAAAACTGCTATTGCAAGTAATAATGCTGATGGCCGCCCTGATCCAGTGATGGCTGCAATGGCAGCGCCACTTTCTGAAGAAGATATTAAAGACCTATCAGCTTACTTTGCATCACAAACATTAAAACCAGCTGCGAGTGAGTCAAGTGAATATGGCCATAAGCTTTACTTTAGTGGTGATGAAAAGCGTGGCGTAACTGCATGTATCGCTTGTCATAGTCTTGATGGTCAAGGTATGGATAAAGCCGGCTTTCCAGCTATTGCAGGTCAAAACGCAACTTATGTTAAGTCTCAACTTGAAAAGTTCCGTGAAAGTACGCGTGCTAATGACTCAAATGGTATGATGCGTAATATTGCTGTTCGTTTAACTGACGACGATATCTCTGCGTTATCACAATACATTTCAGCAATGAAATAA
- a CDS encoding M1 family metallopeptidase, whose amino-acid sequence MRLLSLIVVLLNFALSFAVYADSIFGSSASTITRQDVLRGSITPERAWWDLSHYHLKVKVDPSEKTISGTNTVSYRVLSEQKRLQIELQAPMQLTKALQNGQALEVEKDGYSFFITLNEIQAVGSEHQVTLFFSGKPLVAKRAPWDGGITWTKDSNGIDFIASSNQGIGASIWWPNKDHAYDEPDLGAIISVEVPEHLVDVSNGRLIDIEHDKKAKTKTYHWQVKNPINNYGININIGDYVHFGEKYQGENGELDLDYWVLKENLAKAKVQFKEGKRTIEALEYWLGPYPFYQDSYKLVEAPYLGMEHQSSVTYGNGYKNGYLGRDLSGMGPGLLFDFIIVHETAHEWFANNITSIDIADMWIHEAFTNYAESLFLEYHFDKESAYKYIRGLRASIANDKPIIGQYNVHKGGSKDMYYKGSNMLHTIRQVIDDDVKWREILRGLNKAFYHKTVTTEQVETYISKLSGKDLSKIFDQYLRDFRIPMLEYVVIDQKMRVRWGNAIEGFNMPVRIYINGKAKWITPTTQWVNLKLSATNAAISVDPNFYISTLNITGD is encoded by the coding sequence ATGAGATTACTTTCTCTAATAGTTGTTTTATTAAATTTTGCTCTATCTTTTGCGGTATACGCCGACAGTATTTTTGGAAGTAGTGCTAGCACTATAACTCGTCAAGATGTTTTACGTGGCTCAATTACACCAGAACGAGCTTGGTGGGACTTAAGTCATTACCATTTGAAAGTGAAGGTTGACCCGTCTGAGAAAACTATTTCTGGCACTAATACTGTTAGTTATCGTGTGCTATCTGAACAAAAAAGGCTACAAATAGAGCTTCAAGCACCTATGCAATTAACCAAGGCCCTGCAAAATGGGCAAGCGTTAGAGGTAGAAAAGGATGGCTATAGTTTTTTTATAACCCTGAACGAAATACAAGCAGTAGGCTCTGAACATCAAGTCACATTATTTTTCTCAGGTAAACCACTTGTGGCAAAGCGAGCACCTTGGGATGGTGGAATAACGTGGACTAAAGACAGCAATGGAATAGACTTTATCGCGTCTTCAAACCAAGGTATTGGTGCCAGTATTTGGTGGCCGAATAAAGACCACGCCTATGATGAGCCTGATTTAGGTGCAATAATTAGCGTGGAAGTGCCGGAACATTTGGTTGACGTATCGAATGGCCGCTTAATTGATATAGAACACGATAAAAAAGCCAAAACTAAAACCTACCATTGGCAAGTTAAAAATCCCATCAACAATTACGGCATTAATATTAATATTGGTGACTATGTTCACTTTGGTGAAAAGTATCAGGGTGAAAATGGCGAACTTGATTTGGATTATTGGGTGCTCAAAGAAAATTTAGCTAAAGCCAAAGTGCAATTTAAAGAAGGTAAGCGCACTATTGAAGCATTAGAGTATTGGTTAGGGCCTTATCCTTTTTATCAAGACAGCTATAAATTAGTTGAAGCCCCATATTTAGGTATGGAGCATCAAAGCTCTGTAACCTACGGTAACGGTTATAAAAATGGCTACTTAGGGCGCGACTTGAGTGGCATGGGCCCAGGGTTGTTATTTGACTTTATTATTGTGCATGAAACTGCACATGAATGGTTCGCAAATAATATTACCAGTATAGATATTGCTGATATGTGGATACATGAAGCCTTTACGAATTACGCGGAAAGTTTATTTCTTGAGTATCACTTTGATAAAGAGTCGGCTTATAAATATATTAGAGGCCTACGAGCGAGTATAGCAAACGATAAGCCAATTATCGGGCAGTACAACGTGCACAAAGGTGGCTCTAAAGATATGTATTATAAAGGAAGTAATATGCTGCATACTATTCGCCAGGTTATTGATGACGATGTTAAGTGGCGAGAAATATTGCGTGGTCTAAATAAAGCCTTTTATCACAAAACAGTAACAACAGAGCAAGTAGAAACATATATAAGTAAGCTTTCAGGAAAAGACTTAAGTAAAATCTTTGATCAATATTTAAGAGATTTCCGTATTCCTATGCTTGAATACGTTGTTATAGATCAAAAAATGCGTGTTCGTTGGGGAAATGCTATCGAGGGTTTTAATATGCCAGTGCGTATTTATATCAATGGCAAAGCTAAGTGGATAACACCAACAACACAGTGGGTTAATCTTAAACTATCTGCAACTAATGCAGCTATTAGCGTTGACCCTAATTTTTATATCAGCACGTTAAATATTACAGGCGATTAG
- a CDS encoding tetratricopeptide repeat protein — MNVFSKMNNDNLLCNFLLLWVVLFVFQSKAKAEYNAINKGVIKASEVCLLSPKECLTVVDKKLKNTPTHSYLWFGLLQHKFDALYNLQRIEDLNKAIIPWLENERLPESFLITIYIYYAKTSLIDNNIDRAREYSEKAKNKIQAMNNVFPSPMRLVTLANLQMELEEDEEAYQTLQALEQKFKSSRNPHFKMELFGNLGHITRRLSLPELSLNYWIKALRWSKEFDNKQQIGTVLYVLANAYFNVEKYAFADKYFTQAEGLSKSAGDEVRVNQIKLRLVEVKLKQQELMHAKNIFQTINQDLIPIYYKDKLEALGTSIDNM, encoded by the coding sequence TTGAACGTTTTTAGTAAAATGAATAACGACAACTTGCTCTGCAATTTTTTATTATTGTGGGTTGTTTTATTTGTTTTTCAGAGTAAAGCTAAAGCAGAATATAATGCAATTAATAAAGGGGTAATCAAAGCAAGTGAGGTGTGCTTGCTTTCACCGAAAGAATGCTTAACGGTGGTTGATAAAAAGTTAAAAAACACACCTACTCATTCTTACCTTTGGTTTGGCTTATTGCAGCATAAATTTGATGCATTATACAATTTACAACGAATTGAAGATCTTAATAAAGCGATAATTCCTTGGCTGGAAAATGAAAGATTACCAGAATCATTTCTTATTACGATTTATATTTATTATGCTAAAACTAGCTTAATCGATAATAATATCGACAGGGCACGAGAATATTCTGAAAAAGCCAAAAACAAAATACAGGCGATGAATAATGTTTTTCCCTCTCCAATGCGGTTAGTAACTCTAGCTAATTTACAAATGGAATTAGAAGAAGACGAAGAAGCTTACCAAACGTTACAAGCATTAGAGCAAAAATTTAAAAGCAGTAGAAATCCGCACTTTAAAATGGAGCTTTTTGGTAATTTGGGGCATATTACTCGACGCTTAAGTTTACCTGAGTTGTCATTAAATTATTGGATCAAAGCCCTGCGTTGGAGCAAAGAATTTGATAACAAACAGCAAATAGGCACTGTGCTTTACGTGCTTGCGAATGCGTATTTTAATGTAGAGAAATACGCATTCGCAGATAAATATTTTACCCAAGCAGAAGGTTTATCTAAGAGTGCGGGTGATGAAGTGCGAGTCAATCAAATTAAGCTACGCTTAGTCGAGGTTAAACTAAAACAACAGGAATTAATGCATGCAAAAAATATATTCCAAACCATTAACCAAGATCTAATACCAATATATTACAAAGATAAACTCGAAGCGCTAGGGACTTCAATTGATAATATGTAA
- the polA gene encoding DNA polymerase I translates to MTTASLSPLILVDGSSYLFRAYHVPYLQALSTADGQPTGAITGVLNMINSLKKEYPNGNVVVVFDAKGKTFRNDMYPEYKATRPPMPDDLRSQIAPIHEIIEAMGLPLLVVEGVEADDVIGTLAHQASQVGMETVISTGDKDMAQLVNPHVRLINTMTNVELDEAGVIEKFGVRPDQIIDYLALMGDKVDNIPGVVKCGPKTAVKWLLEHETLDNVIANADAVKGKIGENLRAALPDLPLSYQLATIKLDVALDYTVEQLQPSPANVEKLTQLYTQFELRRLLAQLNSDSTETTSDIDDTDEELIENIETEYEIIFDQQTLDVWLNKLKSVGIFAFDTETTSVDYMKAKLVGVSFAVEAGKAAYVPLMHDYEGAPTQLPLDDVLKQLKPLLESTEILKIGQNLKYDANVLSQYKIKMAGIGFDTMLESYCLNSVASRHNMDALADKYLGYKTTSFQDIAGKGAKQLTFNQIDIEKAGHYAAEDADITLRLHQTLYSKLSKSPKQLAVYNEIEMPLLPVLAKMEQLGVLIDSDLLNKQSNDIAPRLQALEIKAHEVAGQAFNLSSPKQLQQILFEELKIPVLKKTPKGAPSTAVDVLEKLEKEGYELPRIILEHRGLSKLKSTYTDKLPLIVDENGRVHTTYQQAVAATGRLSSTDPNLQNIPIRSEEGRKIRHAFIASNNYKIVAIDYSQIELRIMAHLSDDKGLVSAFSEGKDVHKATAAEIFDVALDEVTSDQRRSAKAVNFGLIYGMSAFGLAEQLSIERYLAQEYMDKYFERYPNVLTYMEDTRQKTKELGYVETVFGRRLYLPDIKSKNAMRRKAAEREAINAPMQGTAADIIKKAMLAVNRWIEEQNDDRIKMTMQVHDELVFEIHQDIVEETTTKLIDIMDNVVSLSVPLIAEAGIGDNWEQAH, encoded by the coding sequence ATGACAACAGCTTCATTATCTCCATTAATATTAGTCGACGGCTCTTCCTATTTATTCCGTGCATATCATGTTCCTTACTTACAGGCATTATCAACCGCTGATGGTCAGCCTACTGGTGCAATTACCGGTGTATTGAATATGATCAATAGCCTTAAAAAAGAATACCCAAATGGCAATGTTGTTGTGGTATTTGACGCTAAAGGCAAAACATTTCGTAACGACATGTACCCTGAATACAAGGCTACTCGCCCTCCTATGCCTGACGACTTAAGAAGCCAAATAGCACCAATACATGAAATAATTGAAGCTATGGGGTTGCCTTTGCTTGTTGTTGAAGGTGTAGAGGCTGACGATGTTATTGGCACGTTAGCCCATCAAGCATCTCAGGTTGGTATGGAAACCGTTATATCAACTGGTGATAAAGATATGGCTCAATTAGTTAATCCGCATGTTCGATTGATTAACACCATGACCAACGTTGAGCTAGATGAAGCCGGTGTTATTGAAAAGTTTGGCGTGCGCCCCGATCAAATTATCGATTACTTAGCACTCATGGGTGACAAAGTAGATAACATACCTGGCGTTGTTAAGTGTGGTCCTAAAACGGCGGTAAAGTGGTTGCTTGAGCATGAAACATTAGACAACGTTATTGCAAACGCAGACGCTGTTAAAGGTAAAATTGGAGAGAATTTACGTGCTGCTTTGCCCGATTTACCATTGTCTTATCAACTGGCAACAATAAAGCTTGATGTAGCACTCGACTACACCGTTGAACAACTACAGCCGTCTCCTGCGAATGTAGAAAAATTAACTCAGCTATACACTCAATTTGAATTACGTCGCTTACTGGCTCAATTAAATTCAGATAGTACTGAAACAACAAGTGACATTGACGATACTGACGAAGAATTAATTGAAAATATAGAGACTGAATATGAAATAATTTTTGATCAGCAAACTTTAGATGTTTGGCTAAATAAATTAAAAAGCGTTGGCATATTTGCCTTTGACACTGAAACAACCAGTGTTGACTATATGAAGGCAAAGTTAGTAGGAGTATCTTTTGCTGTTGAAGCTGGAAAAGCCGCTTATGTGCCGTTAATGCATGATTATGAAGGTGCGCCAACGCAACTACCTTTAGACGATGTGCTAAAGCAACTAAAGCCACTATTAGAAAGCACAGAAATTTTAAAGATCGGCCAAAACTTAAAGTATGATGCCAATGTTTTATCGCAATATAAGATAAAAATGGCCGGAATTGGCTTTGATACCATGCTTGAGTCTTATTGCTTAAACAGTGTTGCCAGCCGACATAATATGGATGCATTAGCAGATAAATATTTGGGTTACAAAACCACTTCTTTCCAAGATATTGCGGGAAAAGGTGCAAAACAATTAACGTTTAATCAAATTGATATTGAAAAAGCCGGCCACTATGCGGCTGAAGATGCCGATATTACCCTAAGGCTTCATCAAACCCTGTATTCTAAGTTATCAAAAAGCCCTAAACAACTGGCTGTTTATAATGAAATAGAAATGCCCTTGTTACCGGTTTTAGCCAAAATGGAACAGCTTGGTGTATTAATTGATAGCGACTTATTAAATAAACAAAGTAATGATATTGCGCCACGCCTACAAGCACTTGAAATTAAGGCACACGAAGTAGCCGGCCAAGCATTTAACCTAAGCTCTCCAAAGCAATTACAGCAAATTTTATTTGAAGAGCTGAAGATCCCGGTACTGAAAAAAACGCCTAAAGGTGCACCGTCAACTGCGGTAGATGTGCTTGAAAAATTAGAAAAAGAGGGGTATGAATTACCACGAATTATTCTTGAGCATCGTGGATTATCTAAACTTAAATCGACTTACACCGATAAACTACCACTGATAGTTGATGAAAATGGCCGTGTTCATACCACTTATCAACAAGCGGTAGCAGCTACAGGGCGTTTATCGTCGACCGATCCAAATTTACAAAACATTCCGATCAGAAGTGAGGAAGGTCGTAAAATACGCCATGCTTTTATTGCAAGTAACAACTACAAAATAGTCGCCATTGATTACTCTCAAATTGAGCTACGCATTATGGCGCACTTATCTGACGATAAAGGATTAGTATCAGCTTTTTCAGAAGGAAAAGATGTCCATAAAGCCACTGCAGCAGAAATATTTGACGTAGCACTAGACGAAGTAACAAGTGATCAGCGCCGTAGTGCAAAAGCCGTAAACTTTGGTTTAATTTACGGTATGTCTGCTTTTGGCTTAGCCGAGCAGCTTTCAATAGAGCGATACTTAGCACAAGAATATATGGATAAGTATTTCGAACGCTACCCCAATGTTTTAACTTACATGGAAGATACTCGCCAAAAAACCAAAGAATTAGGTTACGTTGAAACAGTATTTGGTCGTAGATTGTATCTACCCGATATAAAGTCTAAAAATGCGATGCGTAGAAAAGCAGCTGAACGCGAAGCCATTAATGCCCCAATGCAAGGTACCGCAGCCGATATTATTAAAAAGGCGATGTTAGCAGTTAACCGCTGGATTGAAGAACAAAATGACGATCGTATAAAAATGACCATGCAAGTGCATGATGAATTGGTTTTTGAAATCCATCAAGATATTGTTGAAGAAACCACCACAAAGCTTATAGATATTATGGACAACGTTGTTTCATTAAGTGTGCCGTTGATAGCGGAAGCTGGTATTGGCGATAACTGGGAGCAAGCACATTAA
- a CDS encoding sensor histidine kinase — protein MTQEKVMNEVELQRKKRIIQVFWLGQLAFLLASFHPILTEQRHNLFFLFIFSILLCFAYQQAQQNNLCRAANIIIIVITATILTFSWFNEGARDETLLIFPALITFAVLIGSNRGLFVMLFIIVSNVLVMGYLNNAEIIIHEVSGSGFESAVVTTIIFCVVFYSINILGSDLLKANKQLTQQQELLETEVKNRTKTLEQTLEQFIKTKNELADADKMASLGRLVVGVAHEINTPVGIAITAASLIQDKNEHILTSFNSNTLTRTQLQEYLAATEQTIKLLDTNLRRASDLVTDFKGVAVLSEEECRSVFTIGTLLSNIFNHLQSVSDKERFKVNIICPPNINAYQDPAVITRIVANLYSNSVKHGFDETEEGIITITVTVANSIIALTYQDNGVGVPTSGVTKIFEPFYTTKRGQGGTGLGLHIVYNLVTQSLGGEISYDGTFTHGAKFDISFNQNMLSHDQNLPTSH, from the coding sequence ATGACACAAGAAAAAGTGATGAACGAGGTCGAATTACAAAGAAAAAAGCGCATTATACAGGTGTTTTGGTTAGGCCAACTTGCTTTTTTGTTAGCAAGCTTTCATCCCATATTAACCGAACAACGGCATAATTTATTTTTCCTTTTTATCTTCTCAATATTACTGTGTTTTGCTTACCAACAAGCACAACAAAACAATTTATGTCGTGCTGCTAACATTATTATTATTGTTATTACCGCCACGATACTCACTTTTTCTTGGTTTAACGAAGGTGCAAGAGATGAGACACTGTTAATATTTCCCGCGTTAATCACCTTTGCAGTATTGATAGGCTCAAATAGAGGCCTATTTGTTATGCTATTTATTATTGTAAGTAATGTTCTGGTAATGGGGTATTTAAATAATGCTGAAATTATAATACATGAGGTTAGTGGTTCTGGGTTTGAGTCTGCAGTAGTAACTACTATAATATTTTGTGTTGTTTTTTACAGCATTAATATACTTGGTAGCGATTTGTTAAAAGCGAATAAACAATTAACCCAGCAACAAGAGCTATTAGAAACGGAAGTAAAAAACCGAACAAAAACACTTGAGCAAACTCTTGAACAATTTATTAAAACCAAAAATGAGCTTGCAGACGCTGATAAAATGGCATCGTTAGGTCGTCTTGTTGTGGGTGTAGCTCACGAAATTAACACCCCTGTTGGTATTGCCATAACAGCAGCAAGCTTAATACAAGATAAAAATGAGCACATACTTACTAGTTTTAATAGCAATACCCTTACACGCACTCAATTACAAGAATATTTAGCCGCTACAGAGCAAACGATAAAACTACTTGACACAAATTTAAGGCGCGCGTCTGATTTAGTTACCGACTTTAAGGGGGTGGCAGTACTAAGTGAAGAGGAGTGTCGTTCAGTTTTTACCATAGGCACTTTACTTTCCAATATATTTAACCATTTACAATCAGTAAGCGACAAAGAACGCTTCAAAGTAAATATTATCTGCCCCCCTAATATTAATGCTTATCAAGACCCTGCAGTTATTACACGTATTGTAGCTAATTTATATAGTAATTCAGTGAAGCACGGATTTGATGAAACAGAAGAAGGAATTATTACGATAACGGTAACAGTTGCTAATAGTATTATTGCATTAACCTATCAAGATAATGGGGTTGGAGTTCCTACTAGTGGTGTTACAAAGATATTTGAGCCCTTTTATACCACTAAGCGAGGACAAGGTGGCACAGGCCTTGGTTTGCATATTGTTTATAACTTAGTAACCCAGTCGTTAGGCGGTGAAATTAGTTACGATGGCACTTTTACCCACGGCGCAAAGTTTGATATTAGTTTTAATCAAAACATGTTGAGCCATGATCAAAACCTTCCTACCTCGCATTGA